Genomic window (Candidatus Dependentiae bacterium):
TATCGCGCATAGTAATAGGAAATCCTGTCTTTATCATATGAGCAGTTTGCGACATATCGTCTTGCTCAACTGCTTTTATTAATTTCTCAAAATAAGCATCAAGAGCTATTTCTAAAGCCCTATAAGAATGGCTTTTAATAAGGCCTAAAGTTAATTGAATGTAGAGCATGCTCGTTAAATGCTCAGGTAATGGTTGGTATAATGGTTTAAAGGTGCCAATCAATTCAATAACTCGGTCGATTTCGCCCTTATATAATAATTTATTGATATGTTCTTTATAAAAATTAGGTTCCCGGGCTGCATCGGGTAGTTTTTTGCTGTAAGGTGACTTGGTATTTGTAAAAGCACCATAATCAAGTAGTAGATCGATTGCTCCAGTCATATTAAGTTTATAAGCAGCTGCTAGTAGCGGGCCGTTACTAAGATTAATATCAGCGCCATTTTCTAAAAGCATTAGCATAAGTTCTTGTGGACACAAAAGTACATGATCTAGAAAGTTGCCTTGATTATCAAAACTAGGGTGTAGAGTGGGTAACTCGTTTGCTTTAATTAAGCCACATGCAAGTGGCGTTAGCCCCTCTTTATTTTGAGCATCAACATTGGCTCCTGCCGCAATTAATTGAGCAGCTAGAGCGATATAGCTTTTATTCTTGTCTGCTTTGCTAAAAACTTTAATAACAGTATGCAGTGGTGTGTTTCCTTGGCGGTCTTGAGCGTTAGGATCAGCTTTATAAGCAAGTAGCAAATCAGCACTATCTGTATCACCTGCTTGAGCAGCAATATGGAGTGCTGTGCTGCCAAAAACATTTCGTCTATTAGGGTTAATGCCGCTTTTTAATACTTTTAGTAGTGCTTGTTTATCGCCATTTTTTGTAGCCTGTGAGAGCTGCTTAACAAGGGACTCTACGCGAGCAGTATGAGTTCTTGGCTGTGATACTGCTGGTGCTAGAGAAGCAGTAGTTAGTAATGCTGTGTTTTTAATAATTTCTGCAATAGCCGGTGTACTTAAGTATTCAGCCCAGTGCAGCATTCTTGCTTTGCTTTTATTGTCTAAAGTACAGTAGGCATTACTATGAGCTCCGTGTAAAATTAATAATGAAACTATAGCAGTATTTTGGCTTAGTAATGCCCAATGTAAAGGAGTTAATTGGCTAAAAACTTGTATTTGAGGGGTGTCTTGCGACAAGCAAGGGTTTTTTGTCATTTGTGAATGAGATTCTGGATTATCCATATTTTCAGGTACAAGCATAAATTGAGGGGTTCCATCTTTAGTATGTACAATACCGAGAAACTTTGCTTGTTTTGTTACAAAAACACCATAGCTAGATGTATCAATTGTAGGATAAACAGGTATGACTCGACTGAGCAGCTCGTCTAATGCCGTTAATGTACAGGCGCCTTGAAGTAAAAATATACTTATTGCGATCTCTTTTCCTTGGGCATTAACGTTAGCGCCATGGGCTAAAAGTATTTGTGCTGCGGGTATATTATGAGCTAGTGCTGCCCAATGGAGCAATGTGTGCCCATTTACATCACATGCGTCAACATCAGCGCCAGAGCTGAGTAATCTTTCAAGCTCTGGTAAATTGTTGGTATTTAAAGCTAAAAAAAGTTGTTCGTCAATTGAGCATCGAATGTAAAAAAAGCTTAAAATACTAAAAAGTAAAACCAGTTTTTTCATAAATTTTCCTATGCTAGAAGTGCCTCTTTAGTAACTAATGGCCTTTTTAAACTTTAGCATAGGAAAAAGATTGCAAGCAACAATAAGGTGATCTAGCGTACAGGCTTTGCCGGAGAGCTTGTCTTTTTTATAAAGCTTGCCATTTCTGGCGTACTTAAGTGTTGAGCCCACGTTATCATGTTTGCGTTTGTATTGTTTGATAGGCGGCAAAGAGCATCGGGTCGAGCGCCATGCGCTATTAAAAACGCAACTACTTCTATATCTTGGCTAAGTATAGCCCAATGGAGCGGAGTTAACTTGCTAAAGACCTGTATTTGAGGATGACTTTCTTTAAAGCAAGGACTTGTTGATAATTGCTCGTAGGTAAGCTTGTTATTTGAATTGCCAGGTGACTGAGCAAATGAAGGTATAGTGTCCTGATCATGTAGAACAACCATAAAGTTTTTTCTGTTATTTAGTACAATGCCATAGCTAGAAAAGGTACTAGGATAAAAAGGAATTACTCTTCTAAGGAGCTGTTCTTTATATTCTGAAGGACAATCATCTTTAAATTCAAAAATACTTAAAGCTATCTCTTGCCCTGAAGCATTAATATCTGCGCCATGCTCTAAAAGCAATGTTAATGCTGGTATATTACGTGAAAGCGCTGCCCAATGCAGTAAGGTATGGCCACTGCTATCCCTAGCATTTGGGCTAGAACCTTCTAGGAGTCCGTCTTCAAGTTGGGATACATTATTATCTACCAAAGCCTGAAATAGCTGATCATCAATAAAACAGTGAGCATAAAAAGAGCTTGACATTATAAAGAGTAGTAACAGTTTTTTTATTTTTTTCATTGTCGTCCTTGCTTGATTGAAATACTTATTTTTTTAATTTTATCATATTAATCATAATTGAATCAATACTATGCTTAGATTACTATTTTACCATGGTTGAGTATGTATATAGTATCAGCTATTTCTTGTACAAAGGGGGTGTCATGGCTTGAAATAACAAGTGTAATGCCCTGAGTTTTTAAATCTAGAAGCAGTTTTTTAAGTATATTTTTGCTTTCACGATCAAGTGCTGCTGTCGGCTCATCAAGAAGTAAAAGCTCTGGTTTTAGTAATAATGCTCGTGCAATAGCTATACGTTGCTGCTGGCCACCAGAAA
Coding sequences:
- a CDS encoding ankyrin repeat domain-containing protein; translation: MKKIKKLLLLFIMSSSFYAHCFIDDQLFQALVDNNVSQLEDGLLEGSSPNARDSSGHTLLHWAALSRNIPALTLLLEHGADINASGQEIALSIFEFKDDCPSEYKEQLLRRVIPFYPSTFSSYGIVLNNRKNFMVVLHDQDTIPSFAQSPGNSNNKLTYEQLSTSPCFKESHPQIQVFSKLTPLHWAILSQDIEVVAFLIAHGARPDALCRLSNNTNANMITWAQHLSTPEMASFIKKTSSPAKPVR
- a CDS encoding ankyrin repeat domain-containing protein, whose product is MKKLVLLFSILSFFYIRCSIDEQLFLALNTNNLPELERLLSSGADVDACDVNGHTLLHWAALAHNIPAAQILLAHGANVNAQGKEIAISIFLLQGACTLTALDELLSRVIPVYPTIDTSSYGVFVTKQAKFLGIVHTKDGTPQFMLVPENMDNPESHSQMTKNPCLSQDTPQIQVFSQLTPLHWALLSQNTAIVSLLILHGAHSNAYCTLDNKSKARMLHWAEYLSTPAIAEIIKNTALLTTASLAPAVSQPRTHTARVESLVKQLSQATKNGDKQALLKVLKSGINPNRRNVFGSTALHIAAQAGDTDSADLLLAYKADPNAQDRQGNTPLHTVIKVFSKADKNKSYIALAAQLIAAGANVDAQNKEGLTPLACGLIKANELPTLHPSFDNQGNFLDHVLLCPQELMLMLLENGADINLSNGPLLAAAYKLNMTGAIDLLLDYGAFTNTKSPYSKKLPDAAREPNFYKEHINKLLYKGEIDRVIELIGTFKPLYQPLPEHLTSMLYIQLTLGLIKSHSYRALEIALDAYFEKLIKAVEQDDMSQTAHMIKTGFPITMRD